A genomic region of Gemmatimonadales bacterium contains the following coding sequences:
- a CDS encoding ABC transporter ATP-binding protein has protein sequence MALVIENLTKTYPNGVRALAGINLTIGAGMFGLLGPNGAGKSSLMRTIATLQLPDSGSIRFNDIDVLQRPDDLRRQLGYLPQEFGLYPNLSAELTLDHFATMKGVIDRGERRDLVAGLLNQTNLYGVRKKHVGTFSGGMKQRLGIAIALAGNPKLLIVDEPTAGLDPTERHRFLSLLGDIGRDVVVILSTHIVEDVRELCNTMAIINAGSVVLSGDPRAVIEALRGRIWRRTVAKQDLDTVKAAHHVISSRLLAGTPVVHVYSETSPGDDFTPVEPGLEDVYFHQLELAGRREAA, from the coding sequence GTGGCACTCGTGATCGAGAATCTGACCAAGACCTATCCCAATGGTGTCCGGGCCTTGGCCGGCATCAACCTGACGATCGGAGCCGGGATGTTCGGTCTGCTGGGGCCCAACGGCGCTGGCAAGTCGTCGCTGATGCGTACCATTGCGACGCTACAGCTGCCCGACTCCGGCAGCATTCGCTTCAACGACATCGACGTGCTCCAACGCCCCGACGACCTGCGGCGCCAGCTCGGATACCTCCCCCAGGAGTTCGGACTCTATCCCAACCTCTCGGCGGAACTGACCCTGGATCATTTTGCCACGATGAAGGGCGTCATCGATCGCGGCGAGCGGCGCGACCTCGTCGCCGGCCTGCTGAACCAGACCAACCTCTACGGGGTCCGCAAGAAGCACGTGGGCACCTTCTCCGGCGGCATGAAGCAACGGCTGGGCATCGCGATTGCCCTTGCCGGCAACCCGAAGTTACTGATCGTCGACGAGCCGACAGCCGGCCTCGATCCGACTGAGCGACACCGCTTCCTGAGCCTCCTGGGCGACATCGGCCGCGACGTGGTCGTGATCCTCTCAACCCACATCGTGGAAGACGTCCGAGAACTCTGCAACACGATGGCGATCATCAACGCCGGCAGTGTGGTCCTGTCGGGAGATCCACGCGCCGTCATCGAGGCGCTGCGCGGCAGAATCTGGCGGCGAACGGTTGCCAAGCAGGACCTCGATACCGTCAAAGCTGCCCATCATGTGATCTCGAGCCGATTGCTGGCAGGCACACCGGTCGTCCACGTCTACTCGGAGACCTCGCCCGGAGACGATTTTACGCCGGTCGAGCCCGGCCTGGAGGACGTCTATTTCCATCAGCTCGAACTCGCCGGCCGGCGAGAGGCGGCCTGA
- a CDS encoding aminoacetone oxidase family FAD-binding enzyme, whose protein sequence is MADPRLLVVGAGAAGLMAAIHAARVGAQVTVLERTADGGRKILISGGGRCNVLPSMAAERRFVTDSSRRILSRLLGSWPLDAQRHFFEATLGIPLALEPDTGKLFPVSNRAREVRDRLVSEARAAGASFRFGVTVRNLVPTASGWNAELDGGTVLGADRIILATGGLSVPQTGSDGIGLAVAERLGHRMVPTYPALTPLTAAPSVHAELAGVSLRVRIVASWRGETAESDGGFLFTHRGYSGPTVLDVSHLAVRSRLLGRGDAELRVRWTGADPAAWDERLRIQSRQTVATVLRAELPDRLAARLLGEAGVPADRTLSQLSREERRILVQAVADYPLPWTGDEGYKKAEVTGGGVGLGEVHPATMESRRAPGLFLCGEILDAFGPIGGYNFSWAWATGRLAGLGAAGSPSRP, encoded by the coding sequence GTGGCTGACCCCCGCCTGCTCGTGGTCGGTGCTGGAGCAGCTGGTCTCATGGCGGCGATCCATGCGGCCCGCGTCGGTGCGCAAGTTACCGTACTGGAGCGGACGGCCGACGGTGGCCGCAAGATCCTGATCAGCGGTGGCGGCCGGTGCAATGTGCTGCCGTCGATGGCCGCGGAGCGGCGGTTCGTGACCGATTCGTCCCGCCGCATCTTGAGCCGTCTGCTGGGGAGCTGGCCGCTCGATGCGCAGCGGCACTTCTTCGAGGCGACCTTGGGTATTCCGCTGGCCCTGGAACCCGACACCGGCAAGCTGTTCCCGGTATCCAACCGGGCGCGTGAGGTGCGCGACCGGCTCGTGTCAGAAGCCCGTGCCGCGGGGGCCTCATTCCGATTCGGGGTGACCGTCCGGAACCTGGTGCCGACCGCCTCGGGGTGGAACGCAGAACTGGACGGTGGGACCGTGCTCGGCGCAGACCGCATCATCCTGGCGACCGGCGGCCTCAGTGTTCCGCAGACAGGCAGCGACGGGATCGGCCTGGCCGTAGCCGAGCGGCTGGGCCATCGGATGGTGCCGACCTATCCGGCGCTGACACCCCTGACGGCAGCTCCGTCCGTTCATGCGGAGCTTGCGGGGGTGTCGCTGCGGGTGCGGATCGTGGCCTCGTGGAGGGGCGAGACGGCGGAGTCGGATGGCGGTTTTCTCTTCACCCACCGCGGCTACAGTGGTCCGACGGTGCTCGATGTCTCGCATCTGGCGGTCCGGTCGCGCTTGCTGGGCAGGGGGGATGCCGAGCTGCGGGTGCGGTGGACCGGGGCAGATCCCGCGGCCTGGGACGAGCGGTTGCGAATCCAGTCCCGGCAGACCGTGGCCACCGTACTCCGAGCCGAGTTGCCGGATCGGCTAGCGGCACGGCTCCTGGGGGAGGCGGGGGTACCAGCGGATCGGACCCTCTCACAACTCAGTCGGGAGGAGCGTCGGATCCTGGTGCAGGCGGTCGCGGACTATCCCTTGCCTTGGACCGGTGACGAAGGCTACAAGAAAGCAGAAGTCACGGGCGGGGGGGTCGGCCTCGGGGAGGTCCACCCGGCGACCATGGAGAGCCGCCGGGCCCCCGGGCTCTTTCTCTGCGGCGAGATCCTCGATGCCTTCGGACCGATTGGTGGGTACAACTTCAGCTGGGCCTGGGCGACCGGGCGCCTGGCGGGCCTGGGCGCGGCGGGTAGTCCGTCCCGTCCCTGA
- a CDS encoding SDR family oxidoreductase, with protein sequence MVSHPAVLVTGASTGIGEACALELDRLGYTVYAGVRKSVDGDRLRGQASPRLEPIPLDVTDAGEIESAFSRIESQLGGAGLAGLINNAGIAGGGPLEVVPLDEVRRVFEVNVIGLLAVTQAAIPLLRRARGRVVNIGSIAGKAVTPFVGPYCMSKFAVEALTDGLRLELAPDRIDVVVIEPGAVRTPIWQKGLAALSAAPPMPPSAEARYGDKLRFLGKLLELNARRGVPPEAVVDAVVDAMRAERPRTRYLVGKDAKMRAALTRFMPDRVTDFVIRSVLARLERKLA encoded by the coding sequence ATGGTAAGCCATCCTGCTGTGCTCGTCACTGGTGCGTCGACCGGCATCGGCGAGGCCTGTGCGCTCGAACTGGACCGTCTCGGGTACACCGTGTACGCCGGTGTCCGAAAATCAGTTGATGGAGACCGACTGAGAGGTCAGGCGTCGCCCCGGCTCGAGCCGATTCCACTCGATGTAACGGATGCCGGCGAGATCGAGTCCGCATTCTCTCGCATCGAGAGTCAGCTCGGCGGGGCCGGTCTGGCGGGTCTTATCAACAATGCCGGGATTGCGGGCGGCGGGCCGCTCGAAGTCGTTCCGCTCGATGAGGTCCGGCGCGTCTTCGAGGTCAATGTGATTGGCCTCCTGGCGGTGACGCAGGCCGCCATCCCATTGCTTCGAAGGGCCCGGGGCCGGGTCGTGAATATCGGGTCGATTGCCGGCAAGGCGGTCACTCCGTTCGTCGGGCCGTACTGCATGTCCAAGTTTGCGGTCGAGGCGCTCACCGATGGTTTGAGGCTGGAGCTCGCGCCGGACCGGATCGACGTCGTCGTGATCGAGCCTGGTGCCGTGCGGACACCGATCTGGCAGAAGGGGCTCGCCGCGCTTTCCGCTGCTCCGCCGATGCCGCCCAGCGCGGAGGCGCGATACGGCGACAAGTTGCGCTTCCTGGGCAAGCTGCTGGAGCTGAACGCTCGACGCGGGGTGCCGCCCGAGGCAGTCGTCGATGCCGTCGTCGATGCGATGCGCGCGGAGCGACCGAGGACCAGATATCTGGTCGGCAAGGATGCGAAGATGCGCGCGGCCCTGACGCGATTCATGCCGGACCGGGTCACCGACTTCGTGATCCGGTCGGTCCTGGCGCGGTTGGAGCGCAAGCTGGCGTGA
- a CDS encoding MBL fold metallo-hydrolase has protein sequence MTVPPPLRFESDTGVRIYRISSEAFPGLVVHCYLLVGAGPVTLVDTGSGYGDSTPQLLAGLDQVRREYGERAGPAEIERVIITHGHLDHFGGIAQLSGPVTAKVGIHELDRWVLAGYEERIVVATKALLFYLTQAGVPEQDRGALLEMYTFGKQHLRSVPVDFTLEDGQTLDGIEVIHTPGHCPGQVCLKIGDILLSADHVLPRTTPHQNPESITAWTGLGHYLDSLDKIERVPGVRLALGGHETPLAEFYPRIEAIRVDHRRKLDRIADALRGGAGTTIEELRHRMYPGVEGWNILLALTEIGAHVEYLYERGHLRVANLDQVVDEFNPALRYVTV, from the coding sequence ATGACTGTTCCCCCTCCGCTCCGTTTCGAGAGCGATACCGGAGTTCGCATCTACCGCATCTCGAGCGAGGCCTTTCCCGGTCTGGTGGTGCATTGCTACCTCCTCGTCGGCGCGGGGCCGGTGACGCTGGTCGACACCGGAAGCGGCTACGGTGATTCGACGCCCCAACTGCTGGCCGGTCTCGACCAGGTGCGCCGCGAGTACGGTGAACGGGCAGGGCCGGCCGAGATCGAGCGGGTCATCATCACGCACGGTCACCTGGATCACTTCGGCGGGATTGCGCAGCTGTCAGGGCCAGTCACGGCGAAGGTCGGAATCCACGAGCTGGACCGCTGGGTGCTGGCCGGATACGAGGAGCGCATCGTGGTGGCCACCAAGGCGCTGCTGTTCTACCTGACGCAGGCTGGAGTGCCGGAGCAGGATCGTGGCGCGCTGCTCGAGATGTACACGTTCGGGAAGCAGCATCTGCGCAGCGTCCCGGTCGACTTCACGCTGGAGGACGGGCAGACCCTCGACGGGATCGAGGTCATTCATACGCCGGGTCACTGCCCGGGGCAGGTCTGTCTCAAGATCGGTGACATTCTGTTGTCAGCCGACCACGTGCTGCCCCGGACGACGCCGCACCAGAACCCTGAGAGCATTACGGCCTGGACCGGGCTCGGTCACTACCTCGACTCGCTCGACAAGATTGAACGTGTTCCCGGGGTCCGCCTGGCGCTTGGCGGGCATGAGACGCCGCTTGCCGAGTTCTATCCGAGGATCGAGGCAATTCGGGTGGATCACCGGCGCAAGCTGGATCGGATTGCCGACGCGTTGCGTGGTGGGGCGGGCACCACGATCGAGGAACTCCGGCACCGGATGTACCCCGGGGTCGAGGGGTGGAATATCCTCCTTGCCCTGACGGAAATCGGGGCCCACGTGGAGTACCTCTACGAACGCGGCCACCTGCGGGTTGCCAACCTCGATCAGGTAGTCGATGAGTTCAACCCGGCGTTGCGCTACGTGACCGTCTGA
- a CDS encoding aminotransferase class V-fold PLP-dependent enzyme, translating to MPSRRAFVSTVLGAGAALPAFRPDAFRSVLRAAERGTGSPGDEAYWGEIQRAFDADRTMINLNSGGVSPTPTHVLEAMIRDLRFSNELPVNHMWTVLEPRIESVRRDLARDFGCDPEEMAITRNASEANEIMIFGLDLKRGDEVIVTNQNYPRMLTAWDQRARRDGVVIKSIGFRVPPPSQEYLVEQFRAAITPRTKAIEVTHITNLTGQIMPVREIVAMARPLGIEVFVDGAHAYAHFPFHHRDLECDYYGTSLHKWLLAPVGTGFLYVRKAKQRSLWPLMAASREQDNDIRKYEEIGTHPAANHNAISVALAFHRSIGAERKIARLRYLRDRWARRLLADSSRVSVPTPLDSPYAGAIGLLSIEGANVDKLQAWLLDRHRIQTVAIVHPEFSGLRITPNVFSTPDEIDLFGDKVMEAIRSGVA from the coding sequence ATGCCGTCGCGCCGTGCCTTTGTTTCGACCGTCCTGGGCGCCGGGGCAGCGCTCCCCGCGTTCCGTCCCGACGCGTTCAGGAGCGTGCTCCGCGCAGCCGAACGCGGTACCGGGAGCCCTGGCGACGAAGCCTACTGGGGTGAAATCCAGCGGGCCTTCGATGCCGACCGAACCATGATCAACCTCAACAGCGGAGGAGTGAGCCCAACCCCGACCCATGTGCTCGAGGCAATGATTCGAGACTTGCGGTTCTCGAACGAACTGCCCGTCAACCACATGTGGACGGTGCTCGAGCCGCGCATCGAAAGTGTCCGCCGCGACCTGGCACGGGACTTCGGCTGCGACCCCGAGGAAATGGCAATAACCCGAAACGCCTCGGAAGCCAACGAGATCATGATCTTCGGGCTCGACCTCAAGCGCGGCGATGAGGTCATCGTGACCAATCAGAACTACCCGCGCATGCTGACCGCCTGGGATCAGCGTGCCAGGCGCGACGGCGTGGTGATCAAGTCGATCGGGTTCCGGGTTCCGCCACCTTCGCAGGAGTATCTGGTCGAACAGTTCCGCGCCGCCATTACGCCGCGAACCAAGGCCATCGAAGTCACCCACATTACCAACCTGACCGGGCAGATCATGCCGGTTCGGGAAATCGTCGCGATGGCTCGGCCGCTGGGCATCGAGGTCTTCGTGGACGGCGCCCATGCCTACGCCCACTTCCCATTTCACCACCGCGACCTCGAGTGCGACTACTACGGGACCAGCCTGCACAAGTGGTTGCTGGCGCCGGTTGGGACCGGCTTCCTGTACGTCAGGAAAGCCAAGCAGCGCTCACTCTGGCCACTGATGGCGGCCAGCCGCGAGCAGGACAATGACATCCGGAAGTACGAGGAAATCGGCACCCATCCTGCCGCCAACCACAACGCCATCTCAGTCGCCCTGGCTTTCCACCGCTCGATCGGTGCCGAACGCAAAATTGCTCGCCTGCGCTACCTGCGCGATCGCTGGGCCCGCCGGCTCCTGGCCGACAGCAGTCGCGTCTCGGTTCCCACGCCACTCGACTCGCCCTATGCTGGTGCGATCGGACTCCTGAGCATCGAAGGAGCGAATGTCGACAAACTGCAGGCATGGTTGCTCGACCGGCACCGGATTCAGACGGTCGCAATCGTTCACCCGGAGTTCAGCGGACTCCGGATCACGCCGAACGTGTTCAGCACGCCGGACGAAATCGACCTGTTCGGTGATAAAGTGATGGAGGCCATCCGGAGCGGCGTGGCCTGA
- a CDS encoding acyl-CoA desaturase yields MTTSGITFPARNAEAFVRELKQEVDQYFKSRGISTKANAGMVIKTALLVLLTFGSYGLVLALNPTFWPLLGLMVLMGIGFAGIGFAVTHDALHGAYSDNPKVNAMIGRLFDVLGANGYLWKITHNVIHHTYTNIEGVDEDLTVSPLLRLSPNSPLLWIHRFQPYYAFFAYGLSTLFWVFGKDYKYFFQKNLGPYQDKKHPTGEWVNLFVTKGLYYIWALIIPLVLLTNVAWWQYLVAFLVMHLVAGFILGVIFQLAHVVEGPEFPAPDEHGRMEDQWLLHEMETTANFARNNKLLTWYVGGLNHQIEHHLFPKVCSVHYPAISSIVQRTAAKHGVPYYENPTLMSAVRSHYRMLRAFGPEAWARRGSDVTRVAPA; encoded by the coding sequence TTGACCACTTCGGGCATCACATTCCCGGCTCGCAACGCGGAAGCGTTCGTCCGCGAGCTCAAACAAGAGGTCGACCAGTACTTCAAGAGTCGCGGGATCTCGACTAAGGCCAATGCAGGCATGGTGATCAAGACGGCGCTGCTGGTCCTGCTCACCTTCGGCAGCTATGGGCTGGTGCTGGCGCTCAATCCCACCTTTTGGCCCTTGCTGGGCCTGATGGTGCTGATGGGAATCGGCTTTGCCGGGATCGGGTTTGCCGTGACCCACGACGCGCTGCACGGTGCCTATTCCGACAATCCGAAAGTCAACGCGATGATCGGACGGCTGTTCGACGTGCTCGGTGCGAACGGCTACCTGTGGAAGATCACCCACAACGTGATCCACCACACCTACACCAATATTGAAGGTGTCGACGAGGACCTGACGGTTTCGCCCTTGCTTCGCTTGTCGCCCAACTCGCCGTTGCTGTGGATTCACCGCTTTCAGCCCTATTACGCTTTCTTCGCGTATGGGCTTTCGACCCTGTTCTGGGTCTTCGGCAAGGACTACAAGTATTTCTTCCAGAAGAACCTGGGGCCGTATCAGGACAAGAAGCACCCGACGGGGGAGTGGGTCAATCTGTTCGTGACCAAAGGCCTTTACTACATCTGGGCGCTGATCATCCCGCTGGTGCTGCTGACCAATGTCGCGTGGTGGCAGTACCTGGTGGCGTTCTTAGTCATGCACCTGGTTGCCGGTTTCATTCTTGGCGTCATCTTCCAGTTGGCGCATGTGGTGGAGGGGCCGGAGTTTCCTGCGCCCGACGAGCACGGACGCATGGAGGATCAGTGGTTGCTCCATGAAATGGAGACCACGGCGAACTTTGCTCGGAACAACAAGCTGCTGACCTGGTACGTTGGCGGCCTGAATCACCAGATCGAGCATCACCTGTTTCCCAAGGTCTGCAGCGTCCACTATCCGGCGATCAGCTCGATTGTGCAGCGCACTGCTGCGAAGCACGGGGTGCCGTACTACGAGAACCCGACGCTGATGTCGGCGGTCCGCTCCCACTACCGGATGCTGCGGGCGTTTGGCCCCGAGGCGTGGGCGCGCCGGGGCAGCGACGTGACTCGGGTCGCGCCAGCCTGA
- a CDS encoding beta-lactamase family protein gives MRRAPRLVLTAAFALLLNAPIAAQGGRFDLDRTKTVLTGMIEQIIKERGVPSISIALVRGDSIVWKAAFGYANVRTKTAATPETIYSTGSTFKAATATAIMQLVEQGKLQLDHPVNRYLGDDRIQDRLQSEKAVNFTHILSHWSGLTPGATTKPIWGRELPKPLGAMTSTLYSIRAPETKYEYNNFAYGMAGLLIEKISGVEYEQYMVTNLLKPLGVAIEHPIAPSPEMVELMALPYMPGGASGKPRPVAQVHFDVYPAGDVYLTAEDMAKFLAMHLNDGMYRGKRIISEASARKMREPQFGGNYGLGFGIQKDSTNGNTLILHSGGIPGQSSWMIGDVDAKVGVYYMSNSGAPVGLGMAAIRLLRGENYVPPAAGASRD, from the coding sequence ATGCGTCGTGCTCCGCGACTCGTCCTCACTGCCGCGTTTGCCCTCCTCCTGAACGCCCCGATAGCGGCCCAAGGGGGGCGATTCGACCTCGATCGAACCAAGACAGTCCTGACCGGGATGATCGAGCAGATCATCAAGGAGCGCGGGGTACCGTCGATCTCGATTGCGCTCGTTCGGGGTGACTCGATCGTCTGGAAGGCGGCCTTTGGCTATGCCAATGTTCGGACCAAGACTGCGGCCACGCCTGAGACGATCTACAGCACCGGCTCGACCTTCAAGGCGGCGACGGCCACAGCGATCATGCAGCTGGTCGAGCAGGGCAAGCTGCAACTCGATCACCCGGTCAATCGGTATCTCGGTGACGACCGGATTCAGGACCGACTCCAGAGCGAAAAGGCCGTCAACTTTACCCACATTCTCTCGCACTGGTCGGGACTGACACCCGGCGCCACTACCAAGCCGATTTGGGGGCGCGAACTGCCCAAGCCGCTGGGTGCGATGACAAGCACGCTCTACTCGATCCGGGCACCGGAAACGAAGTACGAGTACAACAACTTCGCATACGGCATGGCGGGTCTCCTGATCGAGAAGATCTCCGGCGTCGAGTACGAACAGTATATGGTGACCAATCTGCTCAAGCCGCTGGGCGTTGCCATCGAGCACCCGATCGCACCATCACCGGAAATGGTCGAGCTGATGGCGCTGCCCTATATGCCGGGTGGCGCGAGCGGTAAGCCTCGTCCCGTCGCGCAGGTGCACTTCGACGTCTACCCGGCTGGCGACGTGTACCTGACCGCCGAGGACATGGCCAAGTTCCTGGCGATGCACCTGAATGATGGCATGTATCGTGGCAAGCGGATCATCTCGGAAGCGTCGGCTCGGAAGATGCGGGAGCCGCAGTTCGGCGGAAACTATGGTCTGGGCTTCGGGATCCAGAAGGATTCGACCAACGGCAACACCCTGATCCTTCACAGCGGCGGCATCCCGGGGCAGAGTTCCTGGATGATCGGCGACGTCGACGCCAAGGTGGGGGTCTACTACATGTCCAACTCCGGGGCCCCGGTCGGACTCGGCATGGCCGCGATTCGGTTGCTGCGCGGCGAGAACTACGTCCCGCCGGCCGCCGGCGCCAGCCGCGACTGA